Proteins co-encoded in one Pocillopora verrucosa isolate sample1 chromosome 1, ASM3666991v2, whole genome shotgun sequence genomic window:
- the LOC131800145 gene encoding microfibril-associated glycoprotein 4-like encodes MFLFVVLERLLWSGLSDVVPCITKEFEEPVANKALLNHVISTPRAKTAEICEIQCFIEVKCESYNFGPNENGDYLCELNDSDGVRDPDDLRARQDFLYRATKNPCATAQCPPNSRCYSDFEHETYLCVCSPGFTGDKCESDLDECTDGKHACHVNAICNNSEGSYSCLCKDGYKGDGFLCKERKSCAELLRDGWNSSGVYTINPDGGDSIQVLCDMTTESGGWTVFQRRLDGSVDFYRGWESYKNGFGNLSGEFWLGNDNIHRLTDSDDVMLRVDLEDFEGNITYAEYTTFKVADEADKYRLLIRGYNGTAGDSMAEGYSVSNMQFSTRDQDNDYRNDLPSCAQLFKGAWWCRNCHRSNLNGLYLNGPHTTFADGVNWYTFRGPHYSLKRTVMKVKTKA; translated from the exons ATGTTTCTTTTCGTGGTTTTAGAGAGGCTTTTGTGGAGTGGCCTCTCAGATGTAG TTCCATGCATAACAAAGGAGTTTGAAGAGCCAGTTGCAAACAAGGCTCTCTTGAATCACGTGATCAGCACACCGAGAGCAAAGACAGCAGAGATTTGTGAAATACAATGTTTCATTGAAGTCAAGTGTGAATCATACAACTTTGGTCCAAATGAGAATGGTGATTACTTGTGCGAGCTAAATGATTCCGATGGTGTTAGAGATCCAGATGACTTGAGGGCACGACAAGACTTCCTTTACCGTGCAACAAAG AATCCATGTGCTACCGCTCAGTGTCCTCCAAACTCACGATGTTATTCAGATTTTGAACACGAAACCTATCTCTGCGTTTGCTCACCGGGATTTACCGGAGACAAGTGTGAATCAG ATTTGGACGAGTGCACAGACGGAAAGCATGCCTGTCACGTGAACGCCATATGTAACAATTCTGAAGGGTCATACAGCTGCCTGTGCAAGGATGGATATAAAGGCGATGGGTTTCTATGTAAAG AACGAAAAAGCTGCGCCGAACTGCTTCGAGACGGTTGGAATTCCAGTGGCGTATATACCATCAATCCAGATGGTGGCGATTCGATACAagtgttgtgtgacatgacaacGGAAAGTGGAGGTTGGACTGTTTTTCAGAGACGTTTGGACGGCTCTGTTGACTTCTATCGTGGATGGGAATCCTACAAAAACGGCTTTGGAAATCTGAGTGGCGAgttctggcttggaaacgacaATATACATCGTTTGACAGACTCTGATGACGTCATGCTCAGAGTtgacttggaagactttgaagggaacatcACCTACGCTGAGTACACGACTTTTAAGGTGGCAGACGAGGCCGACAAGTACCGGCTTTTGATTAGAGGATACAATGGTACTGCTGGTGACTCTATGGCTGAGGGATATTCCGTAAG caatATGCAGTTTTCTACAAGAGATCAAGACAATGATTATCGTAATGACCTACCCAGCTGCGCCCAACTTTTTAAGGGAGCCTGGTGGTGCAGAAATTGCCATAGGTCCAATCTGAACGGATTGTACCTCAATGGTCCCCATACCACTTTTGCTGATGGAGTCAATTGGTACACCTTTAGGGGGCCTCATTACTCACTAAAACGTACCGTGATGAAAGTAAAAACGAAGGCATAA